The Panthera tigris isolate Pti1 chromosome A1, P.tigris_Pti1_mat1.1, whole genome shotgun sequence region ATTAAACTGGAAAAGGCTGATGAGTAAGATGAATTAAAGCTACTGAATTAATTTATGGTTGCAAAATGCCACTTCTATTGATGCTTAAAATATGAAttagtcctggggtgcctggttgactcagtctgttgagcatctgactcttgattttggctcaggtcatgatgtcatggtttgtgagttcaagccccgtatcaggctctgcgctgacagtgcagaacctgcttgggattctctgtaaagctctctttctgccccttccccgcatgtgcttgctcgctctctctctctctcaaaataaatataaataagcttaaaaaaatgaattattcctTTAACTGACATTCTGTGAGCATGAGACTGGATACTATCCCTGTTTCCCCAATGATATGAGTCCTACTTATTAAAGTTAAGAATGAAACTTATTTAAATCTGGACAACCATAATTTAATGCTTAATcctgttgttttaaattatttttctaatatgatGCTAATCAAAACTGAACtacgtttttaaaaaagtctaCAATAGTATTTCCCAGGAGAGCTAGCCTATTTCATACTTGAGGAGCTAGTGCTTACCTCTGAATAAAGAGGTGGAGGCAAGAACCGAAACTCCTGGATATAAGCAAACAGTGGTCCTTGAAGCGCTCTCTCAAAGTCATCACAAGCACTCACTGGTGCAAGATTGTTCCGCCTTTGTTCCTCTGTTACCACTTCTGCATAGCTGGGTGGTGCTGAAGGAAAAAGATACACGCAATTCGAACAGCATGTTCTTATGCATGTCAAAATACACAGaataatagatattaaaaaagaatgtcaagataaaaaatataactttttgttttgtgatCAAAACTACAGGGATATAGGTTTTAAATCTAACATTAGGGACACATGTACTGTCTGCAGGTACAGACAAAAGTGTATCTATAAAATATTAGAAGCAAAATTATGTTCTTGAAAATATTAAGAGATTAAGCTTAAACATGCATTATCAAATTACCTTCAGGTCTTTCAGGTAGGGATAAACCAAGCCAGTTCATATTCATGCTACACTGACTGCTTACACTTGAGGTTCTGCTACCAAATGGATGTAGAGGAATGGTACCAATGACAAGTggcaaattaagaaataaatccaTAGCTCCAGGAATATCCACATATAcctaaacattgaaaaaagatgTTACGTTTAGAATTCcaagtattatttcttttttaaaaactaataacccAATTTTAATGTTGAAGCCTTCATTTACTTTCTTAGTTATATATACGtaaaacatacaagaaaaattTCTCTAGTTACGTATAATACCGTATAGTACGTTTACACGTGAGGTAAACGATTAATTATAAACCAAATTcagtatttacatatatttttatatatcatatatggaatataaaaatcaaatcctggatataaaacaaaataatatcctCATGACTTTAATactaaataacaacaacaaacccttAACTCTATACATACCATTAGTGAATATTCCACACGAATTATGCTACAGTCGAGGATAGAGGGAGAAACTGGTGGAATTTTCAGCAACTTTCCATTCCAGGTATCTGTCTTTCCAGATGATAAGGATTCCCCACGTAAGTTAGCCACAAGCTGTTTTACTTCCTTCATTTTCCCTTTGGCATAGAAGGCCTGTGTTTGGTAAATGGCTGCCTTTGGCACTACCATTCGGGAAGAGCAGTTTTCAATCTCAGCAAATATCTGAATTGATtcacctagagaaaaaaaaatatgtatctactgttaaaaaagcagaaaaaggtaaaacaaacccaaaaatgTAGATTCTTAAGAACTTAAAATGTAAGTTCATTGCTCTACATGGACTACATGGACAAAAAACTGTCCCAAAAGCAGGAAGTAATTTAGAATTATGAAAAAGAACTACTCATTTACAGTAGCTATTTAAAAATGGACACTACATTccaatttatgaaagaaaactgaGTTACTTTACCAAAGAATACTGTATTATGTTTGCATTTAGAGACATtccataaatttatatataaaagctAAATGAAGGATCGTTTTCCTTGGGAAGCCATCTCATACGTACCTGGGGTATAGCCCTTCCTTTCGATTTTGGCACTTAAGGATATTGGGCCTGAGGTACAGAACCAGCAACAGAGAGTCTTTTCTTTCGTGCCTGCTTGGGGtgactgtaagaaataaatttggagaaaaagatCAATGCATGAAATTGGGACAGTAacaatgttttaatataaaaatcccaaattcttggagaattaaaattaaaagcagtgTTGCTTTTTTCCTAAGTGTATCCAAATGTACTTCAAAAAAAACCTAACTGATGGCTCCTGAATtatacaattatttttgtttatatataaatttccattcaattaaaaaaaggggtACAAGGTTTAACATCACATTCCATAAACATAGTTTTATATATACAGTAATTAAAAACTAACcatccaaacaaaaaaaccctttccACATgaactgcctttaaaaaaaaaaggcagcttaGAAAGCAGTTTGGTTATAATCCCAAATGTTAACATCTTTCTTTAAGAATGTAACAATCAATtatgtgaaaaaaggaaaactctcatttttaatgttatttgctTGAAGATGTTATCATTTGTTTAAaccaaataaagtttttaaagtcaAATTTGAATCTTGtggaaaaatgcaattaaaaagaattgcttttaaaatggaattgttttttcaTCAAAGTGAAAAAATCTCCCCAACATTTGACAACTATCCCTATGTTGGAAGAATGCAATGCAAATTTTAGATTATGATCTTTTCATGGTAAGTGATATGGTCTTATAATAATAACTGATACTACTGTTCCTCTCCTGCTAGAATTATCCAAGGAACAGatctattttttgttattgttatctTTTGAGTAAGAGTTATTTCATACCATATGCTGAAGTTATTACAATGTCAGAAAATATGAGCATACTTTTCGCTAATTTGTGTGCTcttgactgtatttttaaaataaatattaaaaaataaatagttatgaattttaaaataaatcacaatttaaaatttatacgTATTGCATAGTTTAGGtgattattctttaatatttatatgctGAAAACAAGAATGAAGAATTCAGTCAATTCTTACCAGTAATGAAGGAGTGTTGATATCTATATGCTCAAAGACTGTaaattccttctttaattttactGGTAGAAGCCAAGGCCTGTGCAATTCGGCTTTCACCCAATAGCGCACACTGCCATGTCGGCCTTCGAATGAGGTAGCAAGTGGTCTGTGCAGAATATAAAgttcaatatattaattttatacctctttttaataattatacaGCAGGTCAGCATATAGAAGTGTTACTACAGGGCACTGTTTATTATCAATGAGGTATCaaacatagaatttttttaatttccaaagggATAAgtcattgggggaaaaaaaatcttctgttttccaaatgacAATAGCTAACAGTTAATATTATAGTAATTTTGCTTAAAAAAGCCAGAAGAATACAATCCCTTTAAACTAAGAAGAAGCTACTTTTAATGCTGGTGGCAAAATTATGCAAGTTTGGAAATGAACAATTCTTGAAATATCAAAAGTTTAATCTAAAAATGAAGTTAAGAATGGTTTAAGTATTTCTATTAAGAAATTCTACCCACTGGCTAGAAATCTCTTTTTGTAGTAACTAATTAAGAAGGTCTAGAAAAGGCATAGGCCATTtgttataattgaaaaaaatttgcattttataggTCTACTGAAACTCTAAAAAGCTGGTTTCCCATTTCCTAGTTTACTCATATTCTAACTCTTTTTGGCCAGGTTTTCTAACTTTataggtttaaaaagaaaaagaaacatttctgttAATCTGTGTCAAGAAAATCAGAAGTGTTTTTCAATTCTCCCAAATTTTATTAATTGTGGAAGGTTTTATTTCGGTaggcttagttttttttttttttcttctttcataatttcCTTAGAAAAATGCCCAGGGTTCAGTTATGTATAAGGTAAAGTGCTAACTTAGATTAGCATGAGAAGTAGTGTtgtttttacagatatttttgtattttagacTCCTGTATTAATGTGTatagcacagaaaaataaaatgcagtatttaTGTTAGTTAGTCTTCCAGACTTTATTTTCAATGACCttggtttggggtgcctgggtggctcagtcaaacatctgactcttgattttggatcagatcgagacctcacggtttgtgggattgagccccatgtccggctctgagctgacagtgcagagcctgctttggattcgctctccctctttttctctcaaaataaataaataaacattaaaaaaagttaaatgaccttggtttacagatttttaaaaaacatataaatattagaTTACCTTCACCCTGAAAAATATTCAGGCCCAGTATTAGCATTATATTCACACTTGCAGTATGTCTCTTAAAAAGTAGATTAGGGCATGGAGGAAAtagaatattctgaaaaatacCATTTATGAACTATTCGCATGTAACTCAAGTACTAGAATTatcaaagatattaaaaaattgaggggagtattttttttttttaacgatctatttttatgttaaaaataaaccactttcttttcttcttccatacTATATTCCAAGCCTTATATTTAGGTACATGATGGGTGTTTCCTTTTAAGTTCAGATCATATAGTATCTCTTTTGGGACCTTTTCAATTAGCTCTTTGCACAGAAGCTGAATCTGTATCTAAAGAACATCACTTCTAAAGTTAAtctattcctaattatttttatctttttaatttactgCTGTTGGTTAGCATTAGCAGAAAAGACTTGATATGTTCTATGTTTCTGCTAATACCAATTGATGATAAATAAAGTACTTATAAAATGCTTACTATTTGAGCAGAATCTTCTAATTCACTCACGTTAGGTGAAATActattcaagttttaaaaacctCACAGATCTTGAGACAAAGTACTAAGAATTGAGCTTTGCTTTCTATAATTTTGCCAGGCTAGATTAAAAAGTAGCTACTTCTTTCAGTGTATTGTTTTCCTCTAGCAACATTCAATAatgaaaagggttttttttttaaactaaaaatatttaaatttagaataattttaaaagaatggagGTTTATGAAGAATGCCTGTTATAATACTTACGTCTGTGGAAGCTCGAAGCTGAATGCATATTCATGCCTTCCTGAATGAATAGTGTTGAAGCCTTCTTCGGAATTATCATCatcttaaaacaaacagaaaaaggaaaaaaagcttgaCGTTAAACCTTTACACACTCCTCATAGTGgcataactttaaaaatactcctATAATAATTAAGGCCACAAGCTTTGTAGTCTGAGAGGTCTTAATGCCAATTCTTACTTTGGTTACTTCCCCTGGGTGAAATACAAATCCTGAGActtcagttgcctcatctgtaagatggggataattaACACTTCTACCCCAAAGGCAAGTATTTTAATGGTATATGAGCCAACTGTACAGGATCTGCATCCAATATAGTACATGCTCAACAAAAAGAGGAAGAGCTCAAATTTCACACTAACATGTTATCTTGGTCTCCAATGGTTTAAGCTTATTATGAGACATATAATAAAAACTGGGTAAACCTTTCAAGTCTGTCAGTTTTGATACAGATGAAATGAATAATTCTAAAACCATTAGAAAACTTTGTCAAATGTtgacgttaaaaagaaaaacggaACAGTGATTTTAATGTCAGTttcaaagctaaaaataaaaattctttattgaCCCTAAAATGATGACCACACTCAGTTTGTCCTAGCAACAGCTAAAAATTTGCATACgtatattaaaaaaacccttaaatAGCTTTAAGATCTTTTAAAGGTTGCCTGCTTACGGGGAAACATGTTCTACATCCTTGAAAAATGAACTCcaattaggttgtttccaatttccaGATGAATGACCTTTCATTTTATAACCAATTTCTTTCGGCCaaagagcttattttaaaaatttctccataataaatatacttaatgaaAATACGGGCGGGGATTCTGGATtcttaaaatgacttttcttagccttctaaatattataattacataaatgtCTTGTTATTAACGTACTTTTTAGTGTAGACACCATCATTTACCACGAGAGGAGACGGGATTGGTAAAATCATTTAACTTTCCCTCACCAAAAAGTATCGAAGGTACACAAAAAACGTGATGCTTCCCTTACatcaaagggagaaaaggaaaaaagcgcGTCTATATGTGGATACTTTTATTCAAAACCCACGATGATTCCCTCATATCTCAGTACTATTTTCCTCGTCCCCTGTGCAAATCCTCTGAAAGAATTTCAGCCCTGAAAATTGGCTGGTGAGTTGGGGGCCATGTACACTCGCTCCCCTCGAAGGCGCCCaaagtttgcctccctctccttttcttcccttctctctccctttttgtgCCAGCTCAGCAGTCTCATTGAGGCGAGCTGCGGCGGCCGCGCCGTGGTAAACAAGTGCCGGGCTGTCAATCAAGAACTAGACCGGAGCAGGAGAGGACCGGCCTAAACCGGCGCGAGCAGATCCCAGCCGGCCCGcccgcgcgccgccgccgcccgcgcgaCCCGCTATACATACGGCATACGTCGCGCGGCGCTCGCGCTCGCGTTCGCGCAGCCTACCCTGCTGGACTGGGGGCGGGGCGACCGCACCGCGGCGCTTCCGCTTTACACGCCCCAGCCGGTGACCGGTTCGATCTGGCTCGGGCCACCCTGACACCTTTACAGTTGCGGTGAGGGAaactggggcggg contains the following coding sequences:
- the ARRDC3 gene encoding arrestin domain-containing protein 3 isoform X4, producing MVVPKAAIYQTQAFYAKGKMKEVKQLVANLRGESLSSGKTDTWNGKLLKIPPVSPSILDCSIIRVEYSLMVYVDIPGAMDLFLNLPLVIGTIPLHPFGSRTSSVSSQCSMNMNWLGLSLPERPEAPPSYAEVVTEEQRRNNLAPVSACDDFERALQGPLFAYIQEFRFLPPPLYSEIDPNPDQSADDRPSCPSR
- the ARRDC3 gene encoding arrestin domain-containing protein 3 isoform X3 yields the protein MMVSTLKNDDNSEEGFNTIHSGRHEYAFSFELPQTPLATSFEGRHGSVRYWVKAELHRPWLLPVKLKKEFTVFEHIDINTPSLLSPQAGTKEKTLCCWFCTSGPISLSAKIERKGYTPGESIQIFAEIENCSSRMVVPKAAIYQTQAFYAKGKMKEVKQLVANLRGESLSSGKTDTWNGKLLKIPPVSPSILDCSIIRVEYSLMVYVDIPGAMDLFLNLPLVIGTIPLHPFGSRTSSVSSQCSMNMNWLGLSLPERPEAPPSYAEVVTEEQRRNNLAPVSACDDFERALQGPLFAYIQEFRFLPPPLYSEIDPNPDQSADDRPSCPSR
- the ARRDC3 gene encoding arrestin domain-containing protein 3 isoform X2 encodes the protein MVLGKVKSLTISFDCLNDSNVPVYSSGDTVSGRVNLEVTGEIRVKSLKIHARGHAKVRWTESRNAGSNTAYTQNYTEEVEYFNHKDILIGHERDDDNSEEGFNTIHSGRHEYAFSFELPQTPLATSFEGRHGSVRYWVKAELHRPWLLPVKLKKEFTVFEHIDINTPSLLSPQAGTKEKTLCCWFCTSGPISLSAKIERKGYTPGESIQIFAEIENCSSRMVVPKAAIYQTQAFYAKGKMKEVKQLVANLRGESLSSGKTDTWNGKLLKIPPVSPSILDCSIIRVEYSLMVYVDIPGAMDLFLNLPLVIGTIPLHPFGSRTSSVSSQCSMNMNWLGLSLPERPEEHAVRIACIFFLQHHPAMQKW
- the ARRDC3 gene encoding arrestin domain-containing protein 3 isoform X1, whose amino-acid sequence is MVLGKVKSLTISFDCLNDSNVPVYSSGDTVSGRVNLEVTGEIRVKSLKIHARGHAKVRWTESRNAGSNTAYTQNYTEEVEYFNHKDILIGHERDDDNSEEGFNTIHSGRHEYAFSFELPQTPLATSFEGRHGSVRYWVKAELHRPWLLPVKLKKEFTVFEHIDINTPSLLSPQAGTKEKTLCCWFCTSGPISLSAKIERKGYTPGESIQIFAEIENCSSRMVVPKAAIYQTQAFYAKGKMKEVKQLVANLRGESLSSGKTDTWNGKLLKIPPVSPSILDCSIIRVEYSLMVYVDIPGAMDLFLNLPLVIGTIPLHPFGSRTSSVSSQCSMNMNWLGLSLPERPEAPPSYAEVVTEEQRRNNLAPVSACDDFERALQGPLFAYIQEFRFLPPPLYSEIDPNPDQSADDRPSCPSR